The proteins below come from a single Chelmon rostratus isolate fCheRos1 chromosome 12, fCheRos1.pri, whole genome shotgun sequence genomic window:
- the LOC121614795 gene encoding LOW QUALITY PROTEIN: serine/threonine-protein kinase pim-2-like (The sequence of the model RefSeq protein was modified relative to this genomic sequence to represent the inferred CDS: inserted 3 bases in 2 codons; substituted 1 base at 1 genomic stop codon), with the protein MCIEQLANKFAITSDSAQASRDFEAKYLQLYKLGEGSFGSVDAGSRKTNALTRVLLILSCLKWGNIQAEVLFMQRVAGGPELMGKSAPVSLLDWYDLDQEXLLVMETPVPSVDLFTYLHNNDGPMEEDQAKPVFHQDIKXGNVLVETGSSVPGVRIIDFGCGCLVKESPYCAFSGTSPYASPEFYIQGSYQAGPATVWQLATLLYEVLDGCKQFITSXQFRIRFISELRELQVSRNCRDLLKKCLAINLAE; encoded by the exons ATGTGTATTGAGCAACTTGCCAACAAGTTCGCCATCACGTCTGACTCAGCCCAAGCCAGCAGAG actTTGAGGCCAAGTACCTGCAGCTTTACAAGCTCGGAGAAGGAAGCTTTGGATCTGTTGATGCCGGCAGCAGAAAAACTAACGCGCTAACCAGAGTACTGCTGATCCTGTCCT GCCTTAAATGGGGAAACATACAAGCTGAGGTGCTCTTCATGCAGAGAGTGGCAGGTGGTCCAGAGCTGATGGGGAAATCTGCCCCTGTGTCCTTATTAGACTGGTATGATCTGGACCAGG TGCTCCTGGTCATGGAGACCCCAGTCCCCTCTGTGGACCTTTTTACCTACCTGCATAACAATGATGGTCCCATGGAGGAGGACCAGGCTAAG CCAGTTTTCCATCAAGACATTAAATGAGGAAATGTCCTTGTGGAAACTGGCTCCAGTGTTCCTGGAGTGCGCATCATAGATTTTGGATGTGGCTGCTTGGTGAAGGAGAGTCCTTACTGCGCCTTCTCTG GAACCTCTCCCTACGCCTCTCCAGAGTTTTACATACAGGGGAGTTACCAGGCCGGCCCCGCCACAGTCTGGCAGCTGGCCACACTGCTCTACGAAGTGCTGGATGGATGCAAGCAGTTTATCACCTC CCAATTTAGAATTAGATTCATCAGTGAGTTGAGGGAGCTGCAAGTGTCCCGAA ACTGCCGGGATTTATTAAAGAAGTGTTTGGCTATAAACCTAGCAGAGTGA
- the LOC121615175 gene encoding tiggy-winkle hedgehog protein-like, with the protein MVLMRVMPCVSLCLLLASVGSGCGPGRGYGKRRHPKKLTPLSLKQFIPNVAEKTLGASGKYEGKITRSSERFKDLTPNYNPDIIFKDEENTNADRLMTQRCKDKLNSLAISVMNQWPGVKLRVTEGWDEDGHHSEESLHYEGRAVDITTSDRDKSKYGMLSRLAVEAGFDWVYYESKAHIHCSVKAENSVAAKSGGCFCGSSVVILADGRTKPLKELRVGDKVLAADQQGNLVSSDFLMFMDQDRQITRQFRVLETDEPRRRLTLTPAHLVFVMKDNSTDSSDITAVFASNVKIGQRLLAVGNDRPDRLISARVTKTYMEHCEGSYAPVTSHGTIIVDQVLASCYAVVEAHDLAHWVLAPVRLWHSFLSLVGMVNELNSLHQADGVHWYPELLYHVGGWLLDSSSFHPQS; encoded by the exons ATGGTCCTGATGAGAGTGATGCCGTGCGTGtccctctgcctgctgctggcgTCCGTCGGCTCGGGCTGTGGACCGGGCAGGGGGTACGGGAAGCGAAGGCACCCCAAGAAGCTCACACCGCTGTCTCTGAAACAGTTCATCCCCAACGTGGCCGAGAAAACCCTGGGAGCCAGCGGCAAGTACGAAGGCAAGATCACCCGCAGCTCGGAGAGGTTCAAAGACCTGACTCCCAACTACAACCCCGACATCATTTTTAAGGATGAGGAGAACACCAACGCAGATCGGCTCATGACACAA AGGTGTAAGGACAAACTGAACTCTTTGGCTATTTCAGTCATGAATCAGTGGCCTGGGGTTAAACTTCGGGTCACAGAGGGCTGGGATGAGGACGGCCATCATTCCGAGGAGTCTCTGCACTATGAGGGCCGAGCGGTGGACATCACCACCTCAGACCGGGACAAGAGCAAGTACGGCATGCTGTCTAGGCTGGCTGTTGAGGCTGGCTTTGACTGGGTCTACTATGAGTCCAAAGCCCACATCCACTGCTCTGTAAAAGCAG AAAACTCTGTGGCAGCTAAGTCTGGAGGTTGCTTCTGTGGTTCATCCGTGGTGATCCTGGCAGATGGAAGAACTAAACCACTAAAAGAGCTCCGGGTGGGGGACAAGGTGCTAGCCGCTGACCAACAAGGAAATCTTGTTTCCAGTGACTTTCTTATGTTCATGGACCAGGACCGACAGATTACAAGACAGTTCCGTGTCCTGGAGACTGACGAGCCACGTCGCAGACTGACACTGACTCCAGCTCACCTTGTCTTTGTCATGAAGGACAACAGCACCGACAGCAGCGACATTACAGCTGTGTTTGCCAGTAATGTAAAAATAGGACAGCGGCTTCTTGCTGTTGGGAATGACCGGCCAGACCGCCTCATCTCTGCAAGAGTGACAAAAACGTATATGGAGCATTGTGAAGGGTCTTATGCACCTGTAACATCTCATGGAACCATCATAGTGGACCAGGTTTTGGCTTCCTGCTATGCGGTGGTTGAGGCTCACGACCTGGCACACTGGGTTCTTGCACCAGTACGACTATGGCACTCATTCTTGTCACTGGTTGGGATGGTGAACGAGCTCAACAGTCTCCACCAAGCGGATGGTGTCCACTGGTATCCAGAGCTCCTCTACCACGTGGGTGGCTGGCTTTTggacagcagctcttttcacCCACAAAGCTGA